A region from the Gammaproteobacteria bacterium genome encodes:
- the carB gene encoding carbamoyl-phosphate synthase large subunit, whose protein sequence is MPKRTDIESILIIGAGPIVIGQACEFDYSGAQACKALKEEGFRVILVNSNPATIMTDPEMADATYIEPIHWKHVAQIIEKEKPDALLPTMGGQTALNCALDLYREGVLEKHGVEMIGASRDAIDMAEDRDRFKTAMTEIGLDSCRAGLAHSMDEALAVQAEIGFPTIIRPSFTMGGSGGGIAYNRDEFIEICERGLDLSPTNELLIEESILGWKEFEMEVVRDRADNCIIICAIENLDPMGVHTGDSITVAPAQTLTDKEYQIMRDASLAVLRKIGVETGGSNVQFAINPENGRMIIIEMNPRVSRSSALASKATGFPIAKVAAKLAVGYTLDELQNDITGGATPASFEPSIDYVVTKVPRFTFEKFPQANNKLTTQMKSVGEVMAIGRTLQESLHKALRGLETGTDGFNEMLGDLSSEEALEKLRNELRYPGANRLWYVGDAFRAGMSLEEVHDICSIDPWFLAQIEDLILHEKHLQETGFKGIDKDLMLRLKRKGFADSRMAQLLGVEESELRAKRHELEVRPVYKRVDSCAAEFDTTTAYMYSTYEEECESEPSDKEKIIVLGGGPNRIGQGIEFDYCCVHAAFAMREDGYETIMVNCNPETVSTDYDTSDRLYFEPLTLEDVLEIVAKEKPKGVIVQYGGQTPLKLARDLEAAGVPIIGTTPDSIDLAEDRERFQQLIDKLKLKQPPNRTARSEEQAVELSREIGFPLVVRPSYVLGGRAMEIVFNEDDLRRYMTEAVSVSNKSPVLLDRFLDEAVEVDVDAICDGKDVVIGGVMEHIEQAGVHSGDSSCSLPPATLDQKIVDEIKVQTAAMARELGVVGLMNVQFAVRGEEIFVLEVNPRASRTVPFVSKAIGLPLAKIAARCMAGTTLKSQGVVEERLPKYFSVKESVFPFIKFPGVDPILGPEMKSTGEVMGVGRSFGEAYAKAQLASGVSLPTGGKALLSVREQDKPAAVELAKILVERGFELVATHGTAKAINAAGVACEGVNKVREGRPHVVDIIKNDEVSLIVNTTEGKQAVIESYSIRREALHHKVTYYTTIAAAKATTIAMDHIDSADVSRLQALHAEYVETA, encoded by the coding sequence ATGCCGAAACGCACCGACATTGAAAGCATCCTGATCATTGGCGCCGGGCCGATCGTCATCGGCCAGGCCTGCGAGTTCGACTACTCCGGCGCCCAGGCCTGCAAGGCGCTGAAAGAGGAGGGCTTCCGGGTCATCCTGGTCAACTCCAACCCGGCCACCATCATGACCGATCCGGAAATGGCCGATGCCACCTACATCGAGCCGATCCACTGGAAGCATGTCGCGCAGATCATCGAGAAGGAAAAGCCCGATGCACTGCTGCCGACCATGGGTGGCCAGACCGCGCTGAACTGCGCGCTGGACCTGTACCGTGAAGGCGTGCTGGAGAAGCATGGCGTCGAAATGATCGGCGCCTCGCGTGACGCCATCGACATGGCCGAGGACCGCGATCGCTTCAAGACCGCCATGACCGAGATCGGGCTCGACAGCTGTCGCGCCGGGCTGGCGCATTCCATGGACGAGGCGCTGGCGGTTCAGGCGGAAATCGGTTTCCCGACCATCATCCGCCCGTCATTCACCATGGGTGGTTCCGGTGGTGGCATCGCCTACAACCGTGACGAATTCATCGAGATCTGCGAACGCGGCCTGGATCTTTCGCCGACCAACGAGCTGCTGATCGAGGAGTCCATCCTCGGCTGGAAGGAATTCGAAATGGAAGTGGTCCGCGACAGGGCGGACAACTGCATCATCATCTGTGCCATCGAGAACCTCGATCCGATGGGTGTGCACACCGGTGATTCCATCACCGTGGCCCCGGCACAGACCCTGACCGACAAGGAATACCAGATCATGCGCGACGCCTCGCTGGCGGTGCTGCGCAAGATCGGCGTGGAGACGGGTGGCTCGAACGTGCAGTTCGCCATCAACCCGGAAAACGGCCGCATGATCATCATCGAGATGAACCCGCGCGTGTCGCGTTCTTCGGCGCTGGCCTCCAAGGCAACCGGCTTCCCGATTGCCAAGGTCGCGGCCAAGCTGGCGGTCGGTTACACCCTGGACGAATTGCAGAACGACATCACCGGCGGTGCCACGCCGGCGTCCTTCGAGCCGAGCATCGACTACGTTGTCACCAAGGTGCCGCGCTTCACCTTCGAGAAGTTCCCGCAGGCCAACAACAAGCTGACCACGCAGATGAAATCGGTGGGCGAGGTCATGGCTATCGGTCGCACCCTGCAGGAGTCCCTGCACAAGGCGCTGCGCGGCCTGGAAACCGGGACTGACGGTTTCAACGAAATGCTGGGTGATCTCTCCAGCGAAGAAGCGCTTGAAAAGCTGCGCAACGAACTGCGCTATCCGGGAGCGAACCGCCTCTGGTACGTGGGCGATGCCTTTCGTGCCGGCATGAGCCTCGAGGAGGTGCATGACATCTGCAGCATCGATCCGTGGTTCCTGGCGCAGATCGAGGACCTGATCCTGCACGAAAAGCACTTGCAGGAAACCGGTTTCAAGGGCATCGACAAGGACCTGATGCTGAGGTTGAAGCGCAAGGGTTTTGCCGACAGTCGCATGGCACAGTTGCTGGGCGTCGAAGAAAGCGAATTGCGCGCGAAACGTCACGAGCTGGAAGTCCGTCCTGTCTACAAGCGGGTCGATTCCTGCGCTGCCGAGTTCGATACGACCACGGCATACATGTATTCGACCTACGAAGAAGAGTGCGAAAGCGAGCCGAGCGACAAGGAAAAGATCATCGTGCTGGGTGGCGGTCCGAATCGAATTGGCCAGGGCATCGAATTCGACTATTGCTGCGTGCATGCCGCGTTTGCCATGCGCGAAGACGGCTACGAAACCATCATGGTCAACTGCAATCCGGAAACCGTGTCGACCGACTACGATACTTCCGATCGCCTGTACTTCGAGCCGCTGACGCTCGAAGACGTGCTGGAAATCGTTGCCAAGGAAAAGCCCAAGGGCGTGATCGTTCAGTACGGCGGCCAGACGCCGCTGAAGCTGGCGCGTGACCTGGAAGCCGCCGGCGTGCCGATCATCGGCACCACGCCGGATTCCATCGACCTGGCCGAGGACCGCGAACGCTTCCAGCAGCTGATCGACAAACTGAAACTGAAGCAGCCGCCGAACCGCACGGCGCGCTCGGAAGAGCAGGCCGTCGAGCTGTCGCGCGAAATCGGCTTTCCGTTGGTGGTTCGCCCGTCGTACGTGCTGGGTGGTCGTGCCATGGAAATCGTTTTCAACGAAGACGACCTGCGGCGCTACATGACAGAGGCGGTCAGCGTCTCGAACAAGTCACCGGTGCTGCTGGACCGTTTCCTGGATGAAGCGGTCGAGGTCGATGTCGATGCCATCTGCGATGGCAAGGATGTCGTGATCGGCGGCGTGATGGAGCATATCGAACAGGCGGGCGTGCACTCGGGTGATTCGAGCTGCTCCCTGCCGCCGGCAACGCTGGACCAGAAGATCGTGGACGAAATCAAGGTGCAGACTGCGGCGATGGCGCGCGAGCTTGGCGTGGTCGGGCTGATGAACGTGCAGTTTGCGGTACGCGGCGAGGAAATCTTCGTGCTCGAAGTGAACCCGCGTGCTTCACGCACCGTGCCGTTCGTGTCCAAGGCGATTGGTCTGCCGCTGGCGAAGATCGCAGCGCGCTGCATGGCGGGCACCACGCTGAAGAGCCAGGGTGTTGTCGAAGAGCGCCTGCCAAAATATTTCTCGGTGAAGGAATCCGTGTTCCCGTTCATCAAGTTTCCGGGCGTCGACCCGATTCTGGGCCCCGAGATGAAGTCCACCGGTGAGGTCATGGGCGTGGGTCGCAGCTTCGGCGAGGCCTATGCCAAGGCGCAGCTCGCTTCGGGTGTCAGCTTGCCGACCGGTGGCAAGGCATTGCTTTCGGTGCGCGAGCAGGACAAGCCTGCCGCTGTCGAACTGGCGAAGATCCTCGTCGAGCGCGGCTTCGAACTGGTCGCCACGCACGGCACCGCCAAGGCCATCAATGCGGCTGGCGTTGCCTGTGAAGGTGTGAACAAGGTTCGTGAGGGTCGCCCGCACGTCGTCGACATCATCAAGAACGATGAAGTGTCGTTGATCGTGAACACCACCGAGGGCAAGCAGGCGGTGATCGAATCCTATTCCATCCGCCGCGAGGCGCTGCACCACAAGGTCACGTATTACACGACCATTGCGGCCGCCAAGGCGACCACGATCGCCATGGATCACATCGACAGCGCCGACGTCAGCAGGTTGCAGGCACTGCATGCTGAATACGTCGAGACCGCGTAA